The following are encoded in a window of Myxocyprinus asiaticus isolate MX2 ecotype Aquarium Trade chromosome 17, UBuf_Myxa_2, whole genome shotgun sequence genomic DNA:
- the LOC127455190 gene encoding tryptophan--tRNA ligase, cytoplasmic-like isoform X1 — protein MNEQITSSNLNTVMMSVSETAADMSVMDLYNHLTAQGETVRNLKTNKAPKVDIDAAVQLLLKMKVDYKQVTGQDYKAGCPPVVGVVSIDNGSAVEEGDDQVDPWTVSTSNAKGVDYDKLIVRFGSSKIDQELVDRIARVTGKTPHHFLRRGIFFSHRDMHQILDAYEKQKSFYLYTGRGPSSEAMHVGHLIPFIFTKWLQDVFDVPLVIQLTDDEKYLWKDLSQEECHRYAVENAKDIIACGFDVNKTFIFSDMDYMGSSPSFYRNVVKIQKHVTFNQVKGIFGFTDSDCIGKISFPAIQAAPSFSNSFPQIFGDRKDVQCLIPCAIDQDPYFRMTRDVAPRIGYPKPALLHSTFFPALQGAQTKMSASDANSSIFLTDTPKQIKNKVNKHAFSGGKDTIEEHRKFGGNPDVDVSFMYLTFFLEDDEQLEKIRQDYSSGALLTGELKKCLIETLQPMITAHQEKRKLVTDETVKQFMSPRKLDFNY, from the exons ATGAATGAACAAATCACATCTTCAAATTTAAACACG GTGATGATGTCAGTGAGTGAAACAGCAGCAGATATGAGCGTGATGGATCTTTATAATCATCTGACAGCACAAGGAGAAACAGTCAGAAacctcaaaacaaacaaagctcCTAAA GTTGATATTGATGCTGCTGTTCAGTTATTATTGAAGATGAAGGTTGATTATAAACAAGTCACCGGTCAGGACTATAAGGCCGGATGTCCGCCGGTGGTTGGTGTGGTCTCGATTGATAACGGATCAGCTGTGGAGGAGGGAGACGATCAGGTCGATCCGTGGACTGTGTCCACCAGCAATGCTAAAGGAGTGGACTATGATAAACTTATCG TGCGGTTTGGCAGCAGTAAGATCGATCAGGAGCTGGTGGACAGAATCGCTCGTGTCACTGGAAAAACGCCACATCATTTTCTGCGCAGAGGAATCTTCTTCTCACATAG GGATATGCATCAGATCCTGGACGCGTATGAGAAACAGAAGTCTTTCTATCTGTACACGGGCAGAGGACCCTCCTCAGAGGCCATGCATGTGGGTCACCTGATCCCCTTCATCTTCACCAA GTGGCTTCAGGACGTGTTTGACGTTCCTCTGGTCATTCAGTTGACTGATGATGAGAAATATCTGTGGAAAGATCTGTCACAGGAAGAGTGTCATCGTTACGCGGTGGAGAACGCTAAAGACATCATCGCTTGTGGATTTGATGTTAACAAAACCTTCATCTTCTCTGATATGGACTATATGGG GTCGAGTCCTTCCTTTTATAGAAACGTTGTGAAGATTCAGAAACACGTCACATTTAATCAAGTAAAAGGAATCTTTGGATTCACAGACAGTGACTGTATCG GTAAAATCAGTTTTCCAGCGATTCAAGCGGCTCCGTCTTTCAGTAACTCATTCCCACAGATCTTCGGCGACAGAAAAGATGTTCAGTGTCTCATTCCATGTGCCATTGATCAG GACCCGTATTTCCGTATGACTCGTGATGTGGCCCCACGGATTGGTTACCCCAAACCCGCTCTGCTGCACTCCACATTTTTCCCGGCGCTGCAGGGAGCTCAAACCAAGATGAGCGCCAGTGACGCAAACTCTTCTATATTCCTCACAGACACGCCCAAACAGATCAAGAATAAG GTAAATAAACATGCGTTTTCTGGAGGTAAAGACACTATAGAGGAACACAGGAAGTTTGGAGGAAATCCAGACGTGGACGTTTCCTTCATGTATCTGACATTTTTCCTGGAAGATGATGAGCAGTTGGAGAAGATCAGACAG GATTACAGCAGTGGAGCTCTTCTGACCGGTGAACTGAAGAAATGTTTAATCGAGACCCTCCAGCCGATGATCACCGCTCACCAAGAGAAACGCAAACTAGTGACAGACGAAACCGTCAAACAGTTCATGAGCCCACGCAAGTTAGACTTCAACTACTAG
- the LOC127455190 gene encoding tryptophan--tRNA ligase, cytoplasmic-like isoform X2: MMSSKEALSLKVDIDAAVQLLLKMKVDYKQVTGQDYKAGCPPVVGVVSIDNGSAVEEGDDQVDPWTVSTSNAKGVDYDKLIVRFGSSKIDQELVDRIARVTGKTPHHFLRRGIFFSHRDMHQILDAYEKQKSFYLYTGRGPSSEAMHVGHLIPFIFTKWLQDVFDVPLVIQLTDDEKYLWKDLSQEECHRYAVENAKDIIACGFDVNKTFIFSDMDYMGSSPSFYRNVVKIQKHVTFNQVKGIFGFTDSDCIGKISFPAIQAAPSFSNSFPQIFGDRKDVQCLIPCAIDQDPYFRMTRDVAPRIGYPKPALLHSTFFPALQGAQTKMSASDANSSIFLTDTPKQIKNKVNKHAFSGGKDTIEEHRKFGGNPDVDVSFMYLTFFLEDDEQLEKIRQDYSSGALLTGELKKCLIETLQPMITAHQEKRKLVTDETVKQFMSPRKLDFNY; the protein is encoded by the exons atgatgtcaagcaaagaggctctgagtttgaag GTTGATATTGATGCTGCTGTTCAGTTATTATTGAAGATGAAGGTTGATTATAAACAAGTCACCGGTCAGGACTATAAGGCCGGATGTCCGCCGGTGGTTGGTGTGGTCTCGATTGATAACGGATCAGCTGTGGAGGAGGGAGACGATCAGGTCGATCCGTGGACTGTGTCCACCAGCAATGCTAAAGGAGTGGACTATGATAAACTTATCG TGCGGTTTGGCAGCAGTAAGATCGATCAGGAGCTGGTGGACAGAATCGCTCGTGTCACTGGAAAAACGCCACATCATTTTCTGCGCAGAGGAATCTTCTTCTCACATAG GGATATGCATCAGATCCTGGACGCGTATGAGAAACAGAAGTCTTTCTATCTGTACACGGGCAGAGGACCCTCCTCAGAGGCCATGCATGTGGGTCACCTGATCCCCTTCATCTTCACCAA GTGGCTTCAGGACGTGTTTGACGTTCCTCTGGTCATTCAGTTGACTGATGATGAGAAATATCTGTGGAAAGATCTGTCACAGGAAGAGTGTCATCGTTACGCGGTGGAGAACGCTAAAGACATCATCGCTTGTGGATTTGATGTTAACAAAACCTTCATCTTCTCTGATATGGACTATATGGG GTCGAGTCCTTCCTTTTATAGAAACGTTGTGAAGATTCAGAAACACGTCACATTTAATCAAGTAAAAGGAATCTTTGGATTCACAGACAGTGACTGTATCG GTAAAATCAGTTTTCCAGCGATTCAAGCGGCTCCGTCTTTCAGTAACTCATTCCCACAGATCTTCGGCGACAGAAAAGATGTTCAGTGTCTCATTCCATGTGCCATTGATCAG GACCCGTATTTCCGTATGACTCGTGATGTGGCCCCACGGATTGGTTACCCCAAACCCGCTCTGCTGCACTCCACATTTTTCCCGGCGCTGCAGGGAGCTCAAACCAAGATGAGCGCCAGTGACGCAAACTCTTCTATATTCCTCACAGACACGCCCAAACAGATCAAGAATAAG GTAAATAAACATGCGTTTTCTGGAGGTAAAGACACTATAGAGGAACACAGGAAGTTTGGAGGAAATCCAGACGTGGACGTTTCCTTCATGTATCTGACATTTTTCCTGGAAGATGATGAGCAGTTGGAGAAGATCAGACAG GATTACAGCAGTGGAGCTCTTCTGACCGGTGAACTGAAGAAATGTTTAATCGAGACCCTCCAGCCGATGATCACCGCTCACCAAGAGAAACGCAAACTAGTGACAGACGAAACCGTCAAACAGTTCATGAGCCCACGCAAGTTAGACTTCAACTACTAG
- the wdr25 gene encoding LOW QUALITY PROTEIN: WD repeat-containing protein 25 (The sequence of the model RefSeq protein was modified relative to this genomic sequence to represent the inferred CDS: substituted 1 base at 1 genomic stop codon) — translation MRAFACSLRNLSYREDDGVLRVFKAGVQQMLDILFLSDGKEFVSSTDAVSRDSADXTLIAWDFNTTTKISNQIFHERYTCPCLSSHPLENSFVAQTNGSYSALFSAQRLYRMNKRRRYEGHKSKDKIQRPHLWTQGGFSADRHVLVSGSSTGFVHFYDFQSSQPLNMLQVMNTRVHPVLLAVMALGDWLGEIIIWN, via the exons ATGAGAGCGTTTGCCTGTTCACTCAGGAATCTGTCATACAGAGAGGATGATGGT GTGTTGCGTGTGTTTAAGGCTGGTGTTCAGCAGATGCTTGACATCTTGTTTCTGAGTGACGGTAAAGAGTTTGTGAGCAGCACTGACGCTGTTAGTCGAGACTCTGCAGACTGAACGCTCATCGCCTGGGACTTTAACACCACCACCAAAATCTCCAACCAGATATTCCAT GAACGTTACACCTGCCCGTGTCTGTCATCTCACCCACTGGAGAATAGTTTCGTGGCTCAGACAAATGGCAGCTATTCTGCCCTATTTTCAGCCCAGCGGCTGTACAGAATGAATAAGAGACGGCGATATGAAGGACACAAG AGCAAagacaaaatacaacgtccacacttGTGGACACAGG GTGGATTTTCTGCAGACAGGCATGTTCTGGTGTCGGGCAGCTCTACCGGTTTTGTTCACTTCTACGACTTTCAGAGTTCACAACCCCTAAACATGCTACAGGTCATGAACACGCGTGTTCATCCCGTGTTACTTGCTGTGATGGCCTTGGGTGATTGGCTAGGAGAAATCATAATATGGAATTAA